The following are encoded together in the Desulfoplanes formicivorans genome:
- a CDS encoding sodium/solute symporter — protein METIYHVPITALVLIGAMLTFTVITTWLFRVQKTAADYYLAGRKVNSFINASAISSDYLSAASFLGVAGIAFLKGFDGIIYAFGFFVGYIALLLFLASPLRKFGKYTVPDFVSERFHSRSARIWGIIGVLFVSMFYMAPQMLGAGKVMGLLLNLEYRTAIVVISLIITAYVTVGGMKGTTINQLVQFWIMFGSMFLLAFIPFVLKGFTYTEVTTFLAGFNGPEPVSGTMFNGSAYMVPGYWLTNIKDTMSLLLALMFGTAGLPHILVRFYTAPDGKAARKTVIYVLLLIGCFYILSPYVGHVIRYVFLRAGDLHMNQHLTSWLAENGKNLAVPVAGSYFGGQILLGLVVAGAFAAILSTVAGLIITCAGAIGHDLVVSLINPNLPERTRVLTARIASLGIGLLGIPLGFAAESMQIAVLVGLAFAIAASTFFPVLVMGIWWPKMTKNGAIAGLATGIVGSFVMILGKSWMPEMLRFQNPGGFVMLLSFAAIYTCSRMEFSRKGKSAIPHDVDEVMTVLHGPEQ, from the coding sequence ATGGAGACCATATACCACGTTCCCATCACCGCCCTGGTTCTCATCGGGGCCATGCTCACCTTTACCGTGATCACCACCTGGCTTTTCAGAGTCCAGAAAACAGCGGCCGACTATTACCTGGCCGGCCGCAAGGTCAATTCCTTCATCAACGCCTCGGCCATTTCCAGCGATTATCTGAGCGCCGCCTCTTTCCTCGGAGTAGCCGGGATCGCCTTTCTCAAGGGATTTGACGGGATCATCTATGCCTTTGGATTCTTTGTTGGCTACATTGCCCTGCTCCTGTTTCTGGCCTCTCCCCTGCGCAAGTTCGGCAAGTACACGGTGCCGGATTTCGTATCTGAACGCTTCCACTCGCGATCTGCCCGTATCTGGGGCATCATCGGCGTCTTGTTCGTATCCATGTTCTACATGGCCCCGCAAATGCTCGGAGCGGGCAAGGTCATGGGACTGCTTCTGAATCTGGAATACAGGACCGCCATTGTGGTCATCTCCCTTATCATCACGGCATACGTCACGGTGGGCGGCATGAAGGGAACAACCATCAACCAGCTTGTCCAGTTCTGGATCATGTTCGGGTCCATGTTTTTGCTGGCCTTCATTCCCTTTGTGCTCAAGGGATTCACCTATACCGAGGTTACGACATTTCTTGCCGGTTTCAACGGTCCGGAACCCGTATCCGGCACGATGTTCAATGGAAGCGCCTACATGGTTCCCGGATACTGGCTGACAAACATCAAGGACACCATGTCCCTGCTTTTGGCCTTGATGTTCGGAACAGCCGGTCTGCCGCACATTCTGGTACGATTCTATACCGCACCCGACGGCAAGGCCGCCCGAAAAACCGTCATTTATGTACTCCTGCTGATCGGATGTTTTTACATTCTCTCGCCCTACGTGGGCCATGTCATCCGCTATGTTTTTTTACGTGCCGGTGATCTTCACATGAACCAGCACCTGACTTCCTGGCTGGCTGAAAACGGCAAAAATCTGGCCGTGCCGGTGGCGGGTTCGTATTTTGGCGGGCAAATCCTTCTCGGTCTGGTGGTGGCCGGGGCCTTTGCCGCCATTTTGTCCACAGTGGCCGGCCTGATCATCACCTGCGCAGGAGCCATTGGTCATGACCTGGTGGTCAGCCTCATCAACCCCAACCTGCCCGAACGGACCAGAGTCCTGACCGCACGCATCGCCTCACTGGGCATCGGACTTTTGGGCATTCCCCTGGGATTTGCCGCAGAATCCATGCAGATCGCTGTTCTGGTGGGCCTGGCCTTTGCCATTGCCGCATCCACCTTCTTTCCGGTCCTGGTCATGGGCATCTGGTGGCCCAAAATGACCAAAAACGGAGCCATTGCCGGGCTGGCCACGGGCATTGTGGGTTCCTTTGTCATGATCCTTGGCAAATCCTGGATGCCTGAAATGCTCCGTTTCCAGAATCCCGGCGGGTTTGTCATGCTTCTTTCCTTTGCCGCCATTTACACGTGTTCGCGCATGGAATTTTCGCGCAAGGGAAAATCGGCCATTCCCCATGACGTGGATGAAGTCATGACGGTTCTCCACGGCCCGGAACAATAA
- a CDS encoding DUF485 domain-containing protein has product MDTTIHSQEEAMDVNTLRKKQLTFALAFGIPYFVSIIGLYLLVYLAKDWIAGQTLGGMPLHYVLVGLVIYPVTWIIFIIYTKAANAMEDTMQTRHPRE; this is encoded by the coding sequence ATGGACACCACCATCCATTCCCAGGAGGAAGCCATGGACGTGAACACCTTGCGCAAGAAACAACTGACCTTTGCCCTGGCCTTTGGCATTCCCTACTTTGTCTCCATCATCGGCCTCTATCTCCTTGTCTACCTCGCCAAGGACTGGATTGCAGGCCAAACCCTGGGAGGAATGCCCCTGCACTATGTTCTTGTGGGGCTGGTCATCTACCCGGTAACCTGGATCATTTTCATCATCTACACCAAAGCGGCCAATGCCATGGAAGACACGATGCAAACCAGACACCCCCGGGAGTAA